The following proteins are co-located in the Abditibacteriaceae bacterium genome:
- a CDS encoding sensor histidine kinase, with the protein MPNLPDHFHALAAHLARRREAIFTRWRTEVDDDPTTDGIVRLTRAEFRDHVPRVLDALEARLSRGVPDIVHDQIARDLAGQHGAHRWQQGYDLNEMTREWGLLNVILVEEIEAFGLEQPEHACVLPPSRTVLARFINEGISGSVSEFYRLQRAEAESRAQVLEDAFQMLRDIQRERGQLLHEASHDLRGGLSVVQSAASLLDWERLPPEDRTATLRMLQSGVENVNRLLADLLDLARLDAGREVCEIKPFDAAQLLADICKTSHPLAIERGLSLEYGGAEPLLVEGDAAKVQRITQNLLLNALRYTTQGGVKVSWHRCDGEEPEIGRWSLVVRDTGPGMNAANSPLAHEIEDATQSAREMGALASNTPAPSDNGENSLAPGEGIGLSIVKKLCELLHATLELDSTPQGSEFRIFFPTKYE; encoded by the coding sequence ATGCCTAATCTTCCAGATCATTTTCATGCCCTCGCCGCCCACCTGGCACGTCGCCGCGAAGCAATTTTCACGCGCTGGCGCACCGAAGTCGATGACGATCCGACAACCGATGGCATTGTTCGCTTAACCCGCGCCGAGTTCCGCGATCATGTGCCGCGCGTGCTTGATGCACTTGAAGCGCGGCTGAGTCGCGGCGTCCCCGACATCGTTCACGACCAGATTGCGCGCGACCTCGCCGGACAACACGGCGCGCATCGCTGGCAGCAGGGCTACGATCTCAACGAAATGACGCGTGAGTGGGGTTTGCTCAACGTGATTCTGGTGGAAGAAATCGAAGCCTTTGGCCTCGAACAACCAGAACACGCGTGTGTTCTGCCGCCGTCGCGCACCGTATTGGCGCGTTTTATCAACGAAGGTATTTCGGGCAGTGTCAGCGAATTTTATCGTTTGCAACGCGCCGAAGCTGAAAGTCGCGCACAGGTTTTAGAAGACGCTTTTCAAATGCTGCGCGACATTCAGCGCGAACGCGGACAATTGCTGCACGAAGCCTCGCACGATTTGCGCGGCGGCTTGAGCGTGGTGCAAAGCGCCGCGTCGCTCCTCGATTGGGAGCGTTTGCCGCCGGAAGATCGCACCGCCACCTTGCGAATGCTGCAATCGGGCGTCGAGAATGTCAATCGCTTGCTTGCCGATTTGCTCGACCTCGCGCGTCTCGACGCCGGACGCGAAGTGTGCGAGATCAAGCCCTTCGACGCCGCGCAGTTGCTCGCAGATATTTGTAAAACGTCGCACCCGCTTGCCATCGAGCGCGGCTTGTCGCTGGAATACGGCGGCGCGGAGCCATTGCTCGTCGAAGGCGACGCGGCCAAAGTGCAGCGCATTACGCAGAATTTATTGCTGAACGCGTTGCGCTACACAACGCAGGGCGGTGTGAAAGTTTCGTGGCACCGCTGCGATGGCGAAGAACCCGAAATCGGTCGCTGGAGTTTGGTGGTGCGCGATACCGGGCCGGGTATGAACGCCGCGAATTCCCCGTTAGCACATGAAATCGAAGACGCCACACAAAGCGCGCGCGAAATGGGTGCGCTCGCATCTAATACGCCCGCGCCTTCCGACAATGGCGAAAACAGCCTTGCGCCGGGCGAAGGTATCGGCCTTTCGATTGTCAAGAAACTGTGCGAACTGCTGCACGCAACGCTGGAACTCGATTCCACACCGCAAGGCAGCGAATTCCGCATCTTTTTCCCCACGAAATACGAATAA
- a CDS encoding RtcB family protein, which yields MITGKILKARGWPEGKIIGRAKAAALALETQDIEREEILTRLDAVLAKPADFIGDAVFGEVAREVLRRESDAVSREADVLLDEALPYVTWGAEGIDVGAVSQMENAMRLPVAVGGALMPDAHVGYGLPIGGVLATKDCVIPYAVGVDIACRMRLSIYPQSPIVLGQKSSFEKALVSQTVFGAGGKWKGTRRAEHEVIDDTDWTATKLLRGLQHKASEQLGTSGSGNHFVEWGEFVLTEDNAELNLKAGTYLALLSHSGSRGVGFKIANEYSRIAREVHPRLADSVRHLAWLNMDSEAGAEYWLSMELAGKFASANHAIIHQRVAEAAGVQEIAAVENHHNFAWRESVNGEEAIVHRKGATPAGLGVFGVIPGSMADAGYVVRGRGVESSLNSASHGAGRRMSRREANNSITKTQRDRYLEERGVKLLSAGLDEAPQAYKDIETVVAAQSELVEIVGKFSPRIVKMADDGGGDI from the coding sequence ATGATTACTGGAAAAATTCTCAAAGCACGCGGCTGGCCTGAAGGCAAAATCATTGGCCGCGCCAAAGCAGCAGCCCTCGCTCTCGAAACGCAGGACATCGAGCGCGAAGAAATCCTGACGCGTCTCGATGCAGTTCTGGCAAAACCTGCCGACTTCATCGGCGATGCCGTTTTCGGCGAAGTCGCACGCGAAGTCCTGCGCCGCGAAAGCGACGCCGTTTCGCGCGAAGCCGATGTATTGCTCGACGAAGCATTACCTTATGTAACGTGGGGCGCGGAAGGCATCGACGTTGGTGCCGTGTCGCAGATGGAAAACGCCATGCGTTTGCCGGTTGCCGTTGGCGGCGCGTTGATGCCTGACGCGCACGTTGGCTACGGCCTGCCGATTGGCGGCGTTCTCGCCACCAAAGATTGCGTGATTCCCTACGCCGTTGGCGTGGACATCGCGTGTCGCATGCGCCTGTCGATTTATCCGCAGTCGCCGATTGTTCTGGGACAGAAAAGCAGCTTTGAAAAAGCGCTCGTCTCTCAGACGGTTTTCGGTGCGGGCGGAAAGTGGAAAGGCACGCGCCGCGCCGAACACGAAGTGATCGACGACACCGATTGGACAGCGACCAAGCTGTTGCGCGGCTTGCAGCACAAAGCGAGCGAGCAGCTGGGCACGTCGGGAAGCGGCAACCACTTCGTCGAGTGGGGCGAGTTTGTTCTCACCGAGGACAACGCCGAATTGAATCTCAAGGCCGGAACGTATCTGGCGTTGTTGTCTCATTCGGGTTCGCGCGGCGTGGGCTTTAAAATCGCCAACGAATATTCGCGCATCGCCCGCGAAGTTCATCCGCGCCTTGCCGATTCGGTTCGTCATCTGGCGTGGCTGAATATGGACAGCGAGGCCGGAGCCGAGTACTGGCTGTCGATGGAACTGGCGGGGAAATTTGCCTCGGCGAACCACGCGATTATTCATCAGCGCGTTGCGGAAGCGGCGGGCGTGCAAGAAATCGCGGCGGTGGAGAACCATCACAACTTTGCGTGGCGCGAAAGCGTGAACGGCGAAGAAGCGATTGTTCACCGCAAAGGCGCGACGCCTGCGGGATTGGGTGTCTTCGGCGTGATTCCCGGTTCGATGGCCGATGCCGGTTATGTCGTGCGCGGACGCGGCGTCGAAAGCAGCCTCAATTCGGCGTCGCATGGCGCAGGTCGTCGCATGAGCCGACGTGAAGCAAACAACAGCATCACCAAAACGCAGCGCGACCGCTATCTGGAAGAGCGCGGCGTGAAGCTCTTAAGCGCCGGACTCGACGAAGCGCCGCAGGCTTACAAAGACATCGAAACCGTCGTTGCCGCGCAAAGCGAACTGGTGGAAATTGTCGGTAAGTTCTCACCGCGCATCGTCAAGATGGCCGATGATGGCGGCGGCGATATTTAA
- a CDS encoding 2-oxo acid dehydrogenase subunit E2 has translation MASQFTLPALGESIESGTLVKFLVAPGDTIEEDQPVLELETDKAVVEVPSNVAGTVGELVAKPGQKLKVGDAVFEMAGSSAAAPETKADAKPEAAPATAAVASNGNANGAVSSGGNVNGANGLGNAGGNAAAARTPQENEDSIRSKTPAPTNPASSSVAAAPSVRRMARELGIDIAQLSGSGSHGRITYSDVRNALQRNAGSGAPSGISIPPLPDFSKWGETEAQPMSGVRLATAKHMARCWAEIPHVTQFDKADTTDLEKLRKQFGAQVEKAGAKLTPTAILLKVVASALKKFPQFNSSLDLANETIVLKKFINIGVAVDTPRGLLVPVIRDVDKKNIIELSIELAQLSETARNGKTSLADMQGGTFTITNLGGIGGTAFTPIVNAPEVAILGVARGTNEPVWNGSAFEPRMMMPLCLSYDHRVIDGANGARFLRWVATALEQPFMLSLEG, from the coding sequence ATGGCTTCACAATTCACTTTGCCCGCTTTGGGCGAATCCATCGAATCGGGAACGTTAGTCAAGTTTTTGGTCGCGCCCGGCGACACTATCGAAGAAGATCAGCCGGTTCTTGAGCTGGAAACCGACAAAGCTGTTGTCGAAGTCCCCTCGAACGTCGCCGGAACAGTCGGCGAACTGGTTGCGAAGCCAGGCCAGAAGCTGAAGGTCGGCGACGCCGTTTTTGAAATGGCCGGTTCTTCCGCCGCTGCTCCCGAAACGAAAGCCGACGCCAAACCCGAAGCAGCACCTGCAACGGCTGCAGTAGCCTCGAACGGCAACGCGAACGGTGCCGTTTCGAGCGGCGGCAACGTCAATGGCGCCAATGGCTTGGGCAACGCCGGTGGCAACGCGGCTGCCGCCCGCACGCCACAAGAAAACGAAGATTCGATTCGTTCAAAGACGCCTGCACCGACAAATCCGGCTTCCTCAAGCGTGGCCGCCGCACCTTCGGTTCGCCGCATGGCGCGCGAACTGGGAATCGACATCGCGCAGCTTTCCGGCAGCGGCAGTCACGGACGCATTACCTACAGCGATGTCAGGAACGCCTTGCAGCGCAATGCCGGAAGCGGCGCGCCAAGCGGCATTTCGATTCCGCCTCTGCCCGACTTCTCCAAGTGGGGCGAAACCGAAGCGCAGCCAATGAGCGGCGTTCGTTTGGCAACGGCCAAGCACATGGCGCGCTGCTGGGCCGAAATTCCGCACGTCACGCAATTCGACAAAGCCGACACCACCGATCTGGAAAAGCTGCGCAAGCAGTTCGGCGCGCAGGTCGAAAAAGCGGGCGCGAAACTGACGCCAACCGCGATTCTGCTGAAAGTCGTGGCGAGCGCGCTCAAGAAATTCCCGCAGTTCAACTCCAGCCTCGATTTGGCGAACGAAACCATCGTATTGAAGAAGTTCATCAACATCGGCGTTGCCGTCGATACGCCGCGCGGACTTCTGGTTCCCGTTATTCGCGATGTCGATAAGAAGAACATCATCGAACTGTCGATTGAACTGGCGCAGCTTTCCGAAACCGCGCGCAACGGCAAAACGTCCCTTGCTGATATGCAGGGCGGCACGTTTACGATTACCAATCTGGGCGGCATTGGCGGCACAGCCTTTACGCCGATTGTCAACGCGCCCGAAGTTGCGATTCTCGGTGTCGCGCGCGGCACCAACGAACCTGTCTGGAACGGCAGCGCTTTCGAGCCACGCATGATGATGCCGCTTTGCCTGTCTTACGACCATCGCGTTATTGATGGTGCCAACGGTGCGCGCTTCCTACGTTGGGTTGCCACCGCGCTCGAACAGCCGTTTATGTTGTCTCTCGAAGGTTAA
- the lpdA gene encoding dihydrolipoyl dehydrogenase, with protein sequence MKTELVVIGGGPGGYAAAFYAADLGIETTLVDLETNPGGVCLYRGCIPSKALLHAAKVIHETREAAHFGLSFSEPKLDLDKLRNWKEQVVGKMTGGLGQLSKARKVKHIKGRARFASASQLQIETEKGTETLDFSHAILATGSRPARIPAFDIGSDKIWDSTAALELRSVPKKLLVVGGGYIGLELGTVYSALGSKVSVVEMTGGLLPGADRDLVKVLEPSVRAKMKNVWLNTKVTGIKEVKHGIEVTFEGDEVAEKTQVFDNLLVSVGRTPNSQDLGLENTKVVVNARGFVETNGARQTAEPSIYAIGDIAGDPMLAHKASHEGRVAVEAIKGHKVVFEPQAIPAVVFTDPEIAWAGLTEGQAEKDGITVEVARFPWAASGRATTLDRNDGVTKLLIEPESRRILGVGIAGPGAGELIAEGTLAIEMGAVADDLKLTIHPHPTLSETVMESAEVFFGQATHIYRPKK encoded by the coding sequence ATGAAAACAGAACTTGTCGTTATTGGTGGCGGCCCCGGCGGATACGCCGCTGCGTTTTACGCCGCCGATTTAGGAATTGAAACTACGCTCGTCGATTTGGAAACGAATCCGGGCGGCGTGTGTTTGTATCGCGGCTGCATTCCATCGAAAGCCTTACTACACGCCGCGAAAGTGATTCACGAAACACGCGAAGCTGCGCATTTCGGCCTTTCTTTCAGCGAACCAAAACTCGACTTAGACAAACTTCGTAATTGGAAAGAACAAGTCGTCGGCAAGATGACCGGCGGTTTGGGACAGCTCTCCAAAGCGCGCAAAGTGAAGCACATCAAAGGTCGCGCACGTTTTGCGTCTGCTTCGCAGCTTCAAATCGAAACCGAGAAAGGCACGGAAACGCTCGATTTTTCGCACGCGATTTTGGCGACGGGTTCTCGCCCCGCACGTATTCCCGCCTTCGATATCGGAAGCGACAAAATTTGGGATTCCACTGCCGCGCTTGAACTGCGCAGCGTGCCAAAGAAACTGCTCGTTGTTGGCGGCGGCTACATTGGCTTGGAGCTGGGCACCGTTTATTCGGCGCTGGGCAGCAAAGTATCGGTCGTTGAAATGACCGGCGGACTTTTGCCCGGTGCCGACCGCGATTTGGTGAAAGTGCTCGAACCCAGCGTGCGCGCGAAGATGAAAAACGTGTGGCTGAATACGAAAGTCACCGGCATCAAAGAAGTGAAGCACGGCATTGAAGTGACGTTTGAAGGCGACGAAGTCGCTGAAAAAACGCAGGTCTTTGACAACCTCCTCGTTTCCGTTGGCCGCACACCGAACTCGCAAGACCTCGGTTTGGAAAACACCAAAGTTGTCGTAAATGCGCGCGGCTTCGTTGAAACGAACGGCGCGCGCCAGACTGCCGAACCTTCGATTTACGCCATCGGCGACATCGCGGGCGACCCGATGCTGGCGCACAAAGCCTCGCACGAAGGCCGCGTGGCGGTTGAAGCCATCAAAGGCCACAAAGTCGTGTTCGAGCCGCAGGCGATTCCCGCCGTTGTTTTTACCGACCCCGAAATCGCATGGGCCGGACTCACCGAAGGCCAGGCCGAAAAAGACGGCATCACAGTGGAAGTCGCGCGCTTTCCGTGGGCTGCATCGGGCCGCGCCACAACGCTCGACCGCAACGACGGCGTGACGAAGCTGCTCATCGAGCCGGAGAGTCGGCGCATTCTGGGCGTTGGCATCGCCGGACCGGGCGCTGGCGAACTGATTGCCGAAGGCACGCTCGCCATCGAAATGGGCGCAGTCGCCGACGACTTGAAACTGACGATTCACCCCCACCCGACACTTTCGGAAACGGTGATGGAATCGGCAGAAGTTTTCTTCGGACAAGCAACCCACATTTATCGCCCGAAGAAATAA